From a single Miscanthus floridulus cultivar M001 chromosome 8, ASM1932011v1, whole genome shotgun sequence genomic region:
- the LOC136470925 gene encoding DNA-directed RNA polymerase II subunit 4-like, whose amino-acid sequence MSGEEEENAAELKIGEEFLKAKCLMNCEVAIILEHKYEQIQQHSSESDPSSQVSQVFEKSLQYVKRFSRYKNPDAVRQVRETLSRYGLAEFELCTLGNLCPDTSGEATALVPSLKSGGRFVGDAGEEKIEKMLNDLSLIKKFE is encoded by the exons ATgtccggcgaggaggaggagaacgCTGCGGAGCTCAAGATCGGCGAGG AGTTCCTCAAGGCCAAGTGCCTGATGAACTGCGAGGTGGCGATCATCCTGGAGCACAAGTACGAGCAGATCCAGCAGCACTCGTCGGAGTCGGACCCGTCGTCGCAGGTGTCCCAGGTGTTCGAGAAGTCGCTGCAGTACGTGAAGCGCTTCAGCCGCTACAAGAACCCCGACGCCGTGCGCCAGGTCCGCGAGACGCTCAGCCGCTACGGCCTGGCCGAGTTCGAGCTCTGCACGCTCGGCAACCTCTGCCCCGACACCAGTGGCGAGGCCACCGCGCTCGTCCCCTCCCTCAAGTCCGGCGGCAGGTTCGTCGGCGACGCCGGGGAAGAGAAGATCGAGAAGATGCTCAACGACCTCTCCCTCATCAAGAAGTTCGAGTAG